The sequence GTATCCGGGTTCCCTATTGTTGCAGAAAGTCCTATCCTGGTAATCCTGTTTTTTGTTTTTTCCTCGATTCTGCTCAGAGCAGCAAGTATTTGTGAACCCCGCTCTGAACCCGCAAGAGCGTGGAGTTCATCAATGATACAAAACCGGATTGATGAGAGCAATGATGAATCTTTCCGGTATAAAAGAACCATAAGTGACTCTGGGGTTGTCAGAATAAGGACCGGTGACTCTGAATCATCTTTATGAAAGGGAGCATCCCCATGACAGACCAAAAGATCTAAATGAAGAGGAGGAAAGAGATGGAGAAGACGTTCGGCCATGTCATTGATGAGTGCTTTTTGAGGTGCGATATATAGGCAGACCGGATTATGATCCTCATGTTTGAGTATGTTATCAAGAACAGGTATGAATGCAGACTCACTTTTTCCTCCAGCAGTAGGTGATATGATAAGGAGATCTCTGCCAGGTTTAAATGTCCGGATTGTTTTTTTCTGGATATTTCTCAAGTCTTCCCATTTCAACCATGATGATAGAACAAACCGCAGTGAGGGGTGAAGACTGGAATATATCTCCTCTTCGGTCATTGAACCATCTAGAGTTGATACACCGTTTTGATGTGATAATTCAGCTGTTCTTTAGGAAGAACCCCGGAAATTCTGTGGATTATTATTCCATTCTGATAAAAAAACAGAGATGGAATAGCAGAAATCCCAAACTGGTATGCTATTTGTTGATTTTCATCGGTGTTGCACTTGGCAAACTGTATCCTTCCAGCATAATCTGCAGACAATTGTTCAATAACAGGTGTCAGCATGCGACACGGTCCACACCAGGGTGCCCAGAAATCAATTATTAAATTTGGATATTCCCGGATAACAGACTGATAATTATCCTGATTCGCGACAAGAATTCCCCCATGATCTGATGGAGGGATCATTATGCGCTGTTTGATCTCTTCCAATCGTTTCGCCCTGATTCGTTCAAGTTCCTCATCCATATTGCATCATAGGTCAATTATGAGTTTAAGAATTCGCATTCTCCCATCGATACTTATATATGCTCATGCGTGAGACATTAATATCCGCATTTAGCGAGGTGGGGTAGTCAGGA comes from Methanospirillum hungatei and encodes:
- the trxA gene encoding thioredoxin, with protein sequence MDEELERIRAKRLEEIKQRIMIPPSDHGGILVANQDNYQSVIREYPNLIIDFWAPWCGPCRMLTPVIEQLSADYAGRIQFAKCNTDENQQIAYQFGISAIPSLFFYQNGIIIHRISGVLPKEQLNYHIKTVYQL